A genomic region of Methanosarcina thermophila TM-1 contains the following coding sequences:
- a CDS encoding nucleoside recognition domain-containing protein encodes MIDLLIQVLDFALPVLAMIFVGLVGTGILVELGLMQKFSKLVSPIFAYTNLPDTCASAFLVSIGSTVAANSMLLQAKKENCLEDREVLLCSMMNATPAYFRELFTYQIPVVLPALGFVVGGFYSLVFIITAVVKILIIAIASKLFLKGNSCRVPEPEARKKVSIKTAVSRAFRKEFRAFLKISGVYLIATTIVFVLQEQGAFEIFSVLPLAEIFKIPTVSIVPLTSYVASPILGISLLGPMIHSGEITNIQAMIVLMLGSMFMLPIFALRSQLPSKVAIFGARLGVQIVVYSTAISVFVRFAFLLLLLSMA; translated from the coding sequence ATGATAGACCTTTTAATCCAGGTACTTGATTTTGCGCTTCCCGTACTTGCAATGATTTTTGTGGGGCTTGTAGGCACAGGTATACTGGTAGAACTGGGTCTAATGCAGAAGTTCTCAAAACTTGTAAGCCCTATTTTCGCCTACACCAACCTGCCCGATACCTGCGCTTCAGCCTTCCTGGTATCAATAGGATCTACTGTAGCTGCAAACAGCATGCTTCTCCAGGCAAAGAAAGAAAATTGTCTGGAGGACAGGGAAGTTCTGCTCTGCTCGATGATGAATGCTACACCTGCTTATTTTCGGGAACTTTTCACCTACCAGATTCCAGTAGTCCTGCCTGCGCTCGGCTTTGTGGTAGGGGGATTCTATTCCCTTGTGTTTATAATCACTGCAGTGGTTAAAATCCTGATAATTGCGATTGCAAGCAAATTGTTTCTTAAAGGCAACTCCTGCAGGGTTCCTGAGCCGGAAGCCAGGAAGAAGGTATCCATAAAGACTGCGGTTAGCCGGGCTTTCAGGAAAGAGTTTAGGGCTTTTTTAAAGATTTCAGGGGTTTACCTTATTGCAACTACCATTGTCTTCGTACTTCAGGAGCAGGGAGCTTTCGAAATTTTCAGCGTGCTGCCACTTGCTGAGATTTTTAAAATCCCTACCGTGTCAATTGTTCCGCTGACAAGCTACGTAGCCAGCCCTATCCTTGGAATTTCACTTCTGGGTCCCATGATTCACTCAGGGGAGATAACAAACATACAGGCTATGATTGTGCTCATGCTTGGCAGCATGTTTATGCTCCCAATTTTTGCGCTTCGCAGCCAGCTCCCAAGTAAAGTAGCGATCTTTGGTGCCCGCCTTGGTGTTCAGATTGTCGTTTACTCGACTGCAATAAGCGTGTTCGTAAGGTTTGCATTCCTGTTATTACTATTAAGCATGGCATAA